The Marivirga tractuosa DSM 4126 genome contains the following window.
AATCTCCATCAAACCGTGGTAGGCAGTGAGTCCTGTCATACCTAAAACACCCAAGTAAGCTGATAAGGCTGCTTGATCAGGATCTACCTTCATTAAACCATCTCCTTTCACCACTTGCTGTTCTTTCCAGGCCAATTCTCCCACAACAAATTCTCCTTTTGCAAAAGCATCATTTTTTGATTCTAGAACTTCTGCTACTACGCCCGATTTGATCGGTTTATTAAGTTCGAAAGGTGGAACGTATGAAGGCGCATCGCTCATCCTACCTCTTAAATACGGATCGACTGAAACGTATTTTGCGCCCAACAAAAGCTCGCCTTCTTGCACTTCAGGAATCTCTGAGGTGGTGATATCGAAATCGTCCAAAGAAGGTCGTCCTTTCGGTCTATTTTTTAAATTAATTGTATTGTTTGTACTCATTTTTCCTCTGTAAAATTTAATGCGTAGAGGGGGCTAACGAGCAGCTATTTCAGGAGTTGTTGGATTGGCGGTTATTTTAAAAAAGGTAGTGATCCAAAACAGAAGTAATGGATGCACAAATTTTCTTGCTGTGTTTTTACAGGCATTCTCCTATTTAAATAATTTCTTACTTCATTTAGATCCCCAAAGTCATCAAGTGTTTTACTTCATGATAGGTGAGCGTTGCTTTAATACATTCTTTTAACTGCTCGATCGGGAGCTTTTGGTTCATCTCAAAAATAATGGCACGATTCCCTTCAAATTTGAAATCTTCCTCAAAAACTATCCTAAAGGTTTCCACCAATCGGCTGCTACATTGGAAAAATAGCGCATACTGCTCGGGTGTTTTCGCTTTCCAGTCCATTCGTAACGTACTTCCATTTTTGGTGATATAACTTGGCTCTCCCCATTTTAGGGTTTCCTCTAAAACATTAACAGAAGGCGTTTCTTCTGCTGTTTCGATCACCAAAGCTCTAAGGCGATTCATTTTATCCCGTACGTACTCAGGATATTTATCGAAAACTGCCTTGACTTTAGGATCACTTTTTAGTTCGAATGTGCTCATGAGTCTATAGTTTAATCACCACTTTTCCGGTATGCTTTCCTTCTCCAAAATATTGAATCAATCGTGGGATTTCTTCGAATACGTAGGGACCATCAATTGAGGGTTTGATTTTACCTTCGGCATATAATTGGTTAATATAACTTAGCCCTTGATTCGGTTGTAGTGCTACAAGCAGAAACTTCTTGCTGGTCAAAATAGAGAGTAAACCGCTGCTTAATCCAAATAGTATTAAATTAGCGGCCGTACCACCCACAGTTACATATTTTCCTTTGGGCTTCAAAGCTTTCAAATAGGCCCAAGTCGCCTGAGAGGTCTTTGCATCCAGAATCAAATCATAGCGTTCGCCCCTTTTTGTGAAATTCTCTTTTTTATAGTCAATGACCTCATCATAACCGATGGCTTTCATATTGTGGAGCTTTTCGCCTGTATCAACACCCGTTACTTCTGCATCATACATTTTGGCTATTTGCAATGCAAATGTACCTACTCCGCCACCAGCACCATTGATTAGAATATTCTGCCCTTTCTGAATTTTGCCTTTCTCTACCAATCCCTGATAAGCAAGCATTGCGGCATGCGGAATAGCAGTGGCTTCTTCAAAACTCATTTCCTCTGGTTTTAATACCAATGCTTTTTCATTGATGGCAATGTATTCAGCGAAACTTCCGAAGCCATATTCAGAAATATCTCCATAAACGGCATCGCCCTTTTTGAATTTTGTAACGCCTTCTCCGATATCTTCAATCAAGCCAGATAATTCCATTCCGGCAATAGGACGTCTAGGTTTTGTAAGTCCAAATATTAAGCGATACAAATAGGGTTTTCCTCTCACCATGCCCCAATCATAGTCATTAATGGCAGTGGCATTTATTTTTACCAATACTTCATGTTTAGCTGGAAATGGAGTGGGCACCTCTTTGATTTTGAGTTCTTCTGGAGAGGTGTAATGAGAACAAAAAATGGCTTTCATCTGATAGAGGTTTATAGTTTTTGAGCAACAACAAATTACTCATTTAATGAAGATAGCATTTTACATTGAATGTTGATAAAAAACGGTTTGTAATCTTCCTGACTCCAGATCAGTTATAAATCTGGGCATAATTCATATTGCTTCCATTACTGACGCCCTGTTCAAGCAAAGACTAAATAAGCGGCTGCCAACAAAGTAGGATATGATCTGTAAAGAATAGGAATTACCGTATGTAGATTCTTTACATTTATTACTCGCAAAACCAGCAGAATGACGGTAGTGATAGCAATAGTGATTCCTCCGATAGTGAGTAAATTTTCAGCTCCTTTAAAATCTTGCAAGAAAAACAAAATTCCTATGGTGGCCACAGCCGTTCCGATCCATAGTACTTTTGGCACAATTACAAATCCTAATAATGTCTGAAATCCGCTGCTTTTATCTTTTTCATTGCTTTCAGTTGAAGAAGGTTCTTCCTTTCGATTCGGGACTTGAGCGAATAAAAAGAAGACCAATGCTAGTCCAGCCAAACTGATGAGATATAAAACATCCAACTTTGTACCAATTGATTCTAGGACAACGGCTATAGCTAATAAGCCTAAAAGTAAAAATTCAGCTTTGGAAAGGTATTTAATCATTAGATTCTATTTAAGGTTTGAATAGTACCAAACTTAAGAAAAAAGTTAATTCTATCACTTGTAATCATCTAAAAAGCTCAAAATTTGCAAATTCGGAAGCTTGTAAAGGCTATCTTTTGAGAGAGAAATCCTTTAACTTGCATTCCTTTCATAAACCAAATTAATAGCTATGACAGACGGAAAAAATAGAAACAATATAAAAATTGGAGATGAAGTGGAGATTGTGCAAAAGCAAGATCAGCGAAGTGGTGATCTGACCAATGGGTTTGTGAAAAAGATATTGACGAAATCTTCATTTCATCCGCATGGTATAAAAGTAATGTTAGAAACCGGTGAAGTGGGGCGCGTTAAAGAGGTTGTAGAGGAGTAGTTTGCTAAGAACAGTAGGTTTGTCTGATGATGTATTCCTTAAACTGTAGTTTAAGGAGATTTTGATTTTCGTTTATTATATTTCATTTCATCAAGCATTAAAGCTTCCTGAATAACTTCATACACCAGATCCACAGGAATTTCTTCCACTTTTGAAAACCTAATGCCAGCAACCTGCTTTCGACCATTGGCTTCCAGTAATCCCTGCTGATTTGATAATTCTTGCCCAAACAAAAATGCGAGTTCTACAGCATTCTTTTTTATGGGATTTAAATAGCAAACCCAAGATTTGTGATAATAAAAAGGGATTTTAAACCTTATTCTATCTTCTAATTCTAATTGGTGTGCGAGTAATTCATGAAAATAGAGCATGATCTCTTTTTGGTCATTTTCTAGTTGGCTTATAAAATCTTCAACATTTCCCATTCTGTTAATTTTGGAAAATTCTGAATTAGAAAAAGTGTGCAAGGAATCTAATTTAGTCCCTGCACCTCTATTGTTATTTTACCAAACGGCTACTCTTTCCTCTTCAGGTAAATACATTTTATCTTCTGGCTGAATGTCAAAAGCCTCATAAAACCCAGGAGTATTCATAAGCGGACCGTTAACACGCCACATTGGGGGTGAATGCGAATTCGTTTTGATCCACAAGCGAAGATATTCATCTTTCATTTTAACTCTCCAGATTCTGGCCAATGACATAAAGAATCTTTGATCTGGTGTAAATCCGTCTATCTTGGTAGTATCTTGTCCTTGCTCAGTCATTTTAAATGCATCATAAGCTACAGCTAATCCGCTTAAATCAGCAGTGTTCTCTCCTACTGTCATGGCGCCATTGATATGCAATGTATCTTGAACAGTGAATGAACTGTAAAGGTCTACCACGGCCTGCGTTCTGGCATTAAATTCTTCATAATCGGATTTAGTCCACCAGTTATTAACATTTCCATCTTTATCAAATTGTGCCCCTTGATCGTCAAATGAATGGGTGAGTTCATGTCCGATCACCATACCAATTCCACCATAATTTAAAGCATCATCGGCTTCATAGTCGAAATAAGGAGGCTCTAAAATTCCCGCAGGAAAAACAATTTCATTTGCGGAAGGATTGTAATAAGCCGTAACCGTAGATGGCGTAGTATACCACTCATTTTTATCTACTTGCTGACCAAGCTTAGCTAAATTATAATCATATTGAGCTTTTGAGGCAGAGAGTATGTTAGCGAAATAGTCGTTGGGCACGACTTCCACATTACTATAATCTTTCCACTCATCTGGATAGCCAATCTTTTTAGTGATAGAGAATAATTTTTCTTTTGCCTTCACTTTTGTACTGTCTGTCATCCATTCCAGTTGATCAATTCGGTTCGCATAAGCCTTTTGTGCATTATCTAGCAAATCCAACATCCGAACTTTAGCAGATTCAGGAAAGTATTTTTTCACATATAATTGCCCTAATGCTTCTCCCAACATATTATCAACAGCGCTTGCCATTTTTTCACCTCTTGTTTTTTGAACAGTCTGACCAGAGATCACTTTAGTATAGGCAAATTCCGCATCCACAAATTCTTTGCTCAAGTTGTCAGCATAGTTCTGTAAAGTGGTGGCCTTTAGATAAAGCTTCCAATCTTCAAGGGGAATGCTGGTTAAGAGTTCATTCAATTTTTCATAATAATCGGGTTGACCTACATCTACAGAATCCGTCTCGGCTCCCATTTCATTTAGTAATCTACTCCAAGCTATATTGGGATGCATTTCATTTAAATCTTCAACAGCCAATTTATTGTAATTGGCTTTTACATCTCTTAATTCTACTCTCGTTCTGTGTGATTCTGCTATTTGCTTTTCAATTTCATAAACTGTATTTGCATTGTTGACCGCTTGCTCAGCTGAAGTTCCACTCAATTCAAAAAGAGTAGCCAAATATTCTTTATACGCTTTCTGGATGCCGAGGCTAGAAGAATTATTCTCAAAGTAATAATCCCTGTTAGGCAATCCTAATCCTGTTTGATATGCATGTGCAATATTCACTTTACTATTTTTGTCATCGGGCGCTATATAAAAACCAATGATAGAATTATTTTGATACTTAGTTTGAGAGGCCACAAAGCCCATCAAAGTTGGGACATCGCTTATAGATTCCACTTCAGCAAGAATAGGCTGAATCGGTTGATATCCTTTTTTATTGATGGCTACTGTATCCATTCCAGAAGCATAAAAATCGCCTACTTTCTGCTCTAGGCTTCCTTTTGCATTATCCAATTGTGATACACTATCCAATAAATTTTGAAGGCGCAACCTTTGAGGATAATTCATAAAGCGATAAGCACCTACTCCCGCCTGTGTTTCCGGAATGGAGACAGAATCATACCAGATTCCATTAACATATTGAAAGAAATTGTCCCCTGGATTTCTGGTGGAATCGATGCCTTCAATGGCAACATATTTTACTTTGGTGGCCGTTTCTGGTTTTTGATCCGTACAGCCTGTCATAATTAGAAAAAGAATGATGGCTGTGGAAAAGAATTTCATGCTCATATTATTTGATTTTGATCTTTTTAGCCAATCAAGATACACAATTTTTATAATATAACTGACTTGCACATTTCCTTAAGTTCAATTTTTAATTAAGCTCCCTTATTCAACAAAAATATCATCCATTTCCAACTCCACTACTTTTCCCAAGGATTTTAATTTATTTAGGTCAAAGCGTGAAGCATCACCATAAATGGTAACAATCACAGGTTTATCTTTTATGTTTTTTTCATAAAAAGAGACAATGTCCTCAAATTTTAGTTCAGGATATTTTCTATAATTAGTTTTATTAGGATCCTCTTTATAGCCGGTTTTCAAAAATGTTTCCGCAGTCCTTGAGATATTTCGAAAATCTGATTTGCTCGAACTAGACTCCAATATCAAGCCTTCTTTAATGGAAGCTAGTCTCTCCTCATATTCTGGCATATCTTGAATTAAGTTCATCACTACCTCTACGGCATCAGTAGTTTTATCTGCTTGAGAGCCAGTAAACAATACTAACCTTCCTCTCTTATTAGGATCATAAATAGGATCAATGTAATTTCCTCCAACAGAATAAGCCAACGATCGAAACTCTCGAACCTCCTGGAATAAAAGACCCGAAAGACTATTGGTATAATACGAATTGAAAGCTTCTTTCTTAAAGTCATCTGCATAATTCAAGTGCTCCCCATTTACTATATAGTAAACATAGCTCTGCACTGCTTTTTTGTCATTTAAAACATAGAAGGTGGTTTCTGCTATATCTTGTGCTTCCAAGAATTCATATTGATCTACATTATTTTTCTTAAATATTGAATTTGCAGAAAGCAATCCTGATAATTCTGCATCATTTTTATTCCCCACATGATGAATGGAAGAAAAGCCGTTTTCTAAAAGCGTTGATAATTCTTCTTTTAGCATCTGAGGATCAAGTCTTTTCAATTCTTTTTCGGGAATACGTGATTTGTAAGATGACTTTTCACCATAAAGCCCATAAACATATAAGATTCGACCCCCTGTAGCCGGATTATTCATATCCAGTTTATTTTCAGTCTTCCTCTTATTGTATAGGAGCTTTGTGGTTTTTTCTGTAGGGTTAAATTCATTAAGCAAAAGTGATAATAACTCAATTGTTTCATCAAATTTTTCATTAAGCCCAGTCAATGAAATATCAAAGGAATTATAGTCCACAGTAAAACTATAATTGGCTCCTAGTTTTGAGAATTTCGACTTTATTTCTTCCGCTGATAAATTTGACGTTCCGGAATTATTTAAAGCATCTGCTAACAATCCATACTGGGAATCTTTATTGAAACCACCTGCAATGATCAGCTTAAGCGTAAACACATCATTCAAGTCATTTTGACTATTGTAAATGTATCCATCCAGAATACTGAAATCTTTCTCCACATTTATAAAGTTGGAGCTAATAGGATTTTCCGGTAATTTATTAAAGCTTTTTGCATAGACTGATTGCTCTTCCGTTCTTGCTGAGATTGGTTTAAATGATGGTTTCTCCAGCTTTGTTTTTTTAGGAAATCCTGTTCTTGACTGCAAAGTAAAGTAATTGTCTCCATAATATTTTTGGGCTGCCTTTTGAACATCTTCTTTGGTCAGCTGATTGATGTTCTCAGGAAAATCAAGGAAATCCTCATAGCTTGTGTCATAAATAAAGCTTAAGCCTAAATAGCGACCACGTGCACTTAATTGTTCGAGTGATAATTCAAAGTTTTTATAAATGCCATACTTGATCGATTCAAAATATTCATCACTAAAATTGCCGTCCGCAATATCCTGAAAAGAATTTTTTACTTTTTCTTCAAATTTTTTGAGGCTTCCACCAAAAATTTTGGGTACATAAAAAATAAAGGTCGAGCCATCTTCTTCTAAAAAGCTTTGATTAGCACCAGCGTATAACACCTCATTATTTAAATTCCACTTATCTATAAAGCCCGTTTGGCTACTATTATTCATCATGCTCCCTATTAATTCCAATGCTGGCCTGTCCGGATGAGTGACTGGCACTAATTTATAGCCCATAAATCCAGCTTTAATAGGTGTGATTCTCACTTTCTCTACTTCTCTCCCTTTGAAACTACTACGCTCATATTCTGGAAATTCAGGAACTTTGCCACTTTTAAGTGCGCCAAAAGACTGTTCAATTAGGGGTTTAATTTCCGAGCTTTTGAAGTTACCACAAAGCACTAAAGCCATATTATTAGCAACATAATAATCTTGAAAATATTGATACATTTTCGTTAAGGAAGGGTTTTTTAAGTGCTCAACACTACCTAATACTGTTTGCGTACTGTATGGATGGTCACCATACATAAACTCATCAAATTTTTCGAAAACCCTGCGTTGTAAATCATCCTGTGCTCTATTTTTTTCTTCATATACCGCTTCCAATTCACTTTGAAATAAGCGGAAAACAGGATTTTGGAAGCGATGAGCATAGATGTCTAACCATTTGGACATTTGGTTGGCCGGAAAAAAGTTATAATAATAAGTATAGTCGAAATTGGTCCCAGCGTTTACACTAGTTCCTCCAATTGATTTCACCAGTCGGTCAAATTCATTTGGTATTGCATATTGAGAGGCCTTTAAGGTCTGTTCATTAATCAAATTCTGAATTTTCAGTTTGGATTCTTGGTCTTCCGCAACTGCTAATTGGTCATAAAGAATTTTGATAGAATCCAAATGTGGTTTTTCCGAGCTGTAATTTTGTGTGCCCAGTTGATCTGTCCCTTTAAACAACATATGTTCAAGATAATGGGCTATGCCAGTTGCATCTGCCGGATCATTTTTTCCTCCAGCATTTACCCAAACAGCTCCATAAACATTACTAGCGTTTTTGTCTTCATTTAAATACACTTTCAGACCATTGGCTAGCTCATAATATTCAATTTGGATTTTTTGATCTTGCGCTATAAGTGCGCTGGTAGATAAGCAGAACGCTACAACTAATAAAATTCGCATTTTGGTAATTTAAAGGTTGATAATCCCTTAAATATAAATGATTTATTTAAAAATAGGTAAAATAATGAGTCAGATCATTAGTTGAGAATAATTGAAAAAAAGCCTATTCCCAATAGACATAAAACTATTGGGAATTGAACCAATGCTTTTGAGTAATTCCTTTTTATTTTAATGATGTAAAGGTGAGAAGGTCAGGCTTCAGTGATCATTGGATTCCAAAAGTAATACCCATCTCCAATATAATCCCTCCTGGTGCAACTAATTGCAATACTTGCTGTTCAAATTGAGATAAAGTCGATCCGTCTTTTACTGCCCAAGGTTGGTTCTTAAATGGTAAAGCATATCCAATGTTCATATTGAAAGTGTTGTGTTTACCAAACCACCAATTATATCCCGCCTTAAAGTTAAGGGTGCTGGCAGCATCAAATCGCATATTCACTTCATTGGGTGAACCATTGCCCGAGTCAAAGGTCATTACTATATCACCAATGCCTGAAGATCGTACTAGATTGACACCTAGAGTAAAACCATTGGTATAAGAATGGTCATAACGAAGCCCGATTGAAGACCTGATCCCCCATGAGCTTAATCCAAGTCCGCCTTGCACAAAAAGGGTTTTATCTAAAATGTAATTAGCGGATATTCCTGCTAAACCGGTAAATGTATTAATGCCTGTTCCAAGTCCAAAATAGAACTTAGGACGGTCATCTACATCATAGTATTTATTTTCGTCCTGAGCCTTGAGATTTAATGCCAGCAATAAAACACCGATAATTAATAAAGACTTTTTCATTTCAGTTTAGCTTAATATGATAGTTCAACAAACTTATAGAAGTTTTTTTAAACAGCTGCAGTGTACATTAAAAGAATTTTAGTACATAAAAAAAGCACACATCCTTGAATGTGTGCTAAAGTTTCCAGAAAGGTGGGAATTACCTCATGAGACTAGGTTAATACCCAACCAAAACACTATGGAAACGGCTACTTTCGAGTGAACTGAAAACCAATTTTGAAAAGCTTTGCCAGCAGAAAAATAAAAAATCCGTAGAGCGTGGTATAAGATGAAACTTTTAAACCCCCTGCCAAAAGCGCCTGAGAAACCTCTCCAACTTGTTCAATAGCTTGGAAAGCACCTACCAAGCCTACTAATTGACCTAAAATGCCGAATACTAAAGCAAATAGTGCAATCTCTTGCGAAATTTTCAGCCATTTTTTAGCTTTTGGCTGATCCGCCTTATTTTTAATTACTAAAACGGAAGTAGCAATTACCCCAATTAATAGAAAGAATAATATCCCCATAAATAAGATCCCTCCCTCAACATGAATTTCAATAATGTTCATAACTTTTGTTTTTTGGTGATGTACAATGCTATAACCTTTTCAGCTAATAATTTTCAAATATCGATAACTGACATTTTTCTAAAGGTAGAAAACATAAATGCAGTATTGGAAGGTATATTTTGCATTCTGCCTACTTAAAGCAGTATTTGGTCGATAATAAATGCTTCTTATCTGAACTTGATTAAATTTACCTTCTCATGAAGCAAAATTATTTCTATCATATTCTTTTTTGGCTCCTATCATTTGTGCTCTGCGCTTTTCTGCTTAGTTATGATAACAATTGGAAAGAGGCATTACTACTAGCCATAATTTATTTGCCCATCACTATAGTTTCCGCTTATTTAATCTCCAATTATTTAATTCCTACCTATTTATTGAAGGGTAAAAAAGGAAGGTTTGTAGTTTACGTCATCTATCTTATTATCTCA
Protein-coding sequences here:
- a CDS encoding DUF1801 domain-containing protein → MGNVEDFISQLENDQKEIMLYFHELLAHQLELEDRIRFKIPFYYHKSWVCYLNPIKKNAVELAFLFGQELSNQQGLLEANGRKQVAGIRFSKVEEIPVDLVYEVIQEALMLDEMKYNKRKSKSP
- a CDS encoding DUF1801 domain-containing protein; the protein is MSTFELKSDPKVKAVFDKYPEYVRDKMNRLRALVIETAEETPSVNVLEETLKWGEPSYITKNGSTLRMDWKAKTPEQYALFFQCSSRLVETFRIVFEEDFKFEGNRAIIFEMNQKLPIEQLKECIKATLTYHEVKHLMTLGI
- a CDS encoding NAD(P)-dependent alcohol dehydrogenase gives rise to the protein MKAIFCSHYTSPEELKIKEVPTPFPAKHEVLVKINATAINDYDWGMVRGKPYLYRLIFGLTKPRRPIAGMELSGLIEDIGEGVTKFKKGDAVYGDISEYGFGSFAEYIAINEKALVLKPEEMSFEEATAIPHAAMLAYQGLVEKGKIQKGQNILINGAGGGVGTFALQIAKMYDAEVTGVDTGEKLHNMKAIGYDEVIDYKKENFTKRGERYDLILDAKTSQATWAYLKALKPKGKYVTVGGTAANLILFGLSSGLLSILTSKKFLLVALQPNQGLSYINQLYAEGKIKPSIDGPYVFEEIPRLIQYFGEGKHTGKVVIKL
- a CDS encoding M16 family metallopeptidase, which gives rise to MRILLVVAFCLSTSALIAQDQKIQIEYYELANGLKVYLNEDKNASNVYGAVWVNAGGKNDPADATGIAHYLEHMLFKGTDQLGTQNYSSEKPHLDSIKILYDQLAVAEDQESKLKIQNLINEQTLKASQYAIPNEFDRLVKSIGGTSVNAGTNFDYTYYYNFFPANQMSKWLDIYAHRFQNPVFRLFQSELEAVYEEKNRAQDDLQRRVFEKFDEFMYGDHPYSTQTVLGSVEHLKNPSLTKMYQYFQDYYVANNMALVLCGNFKSSEIKPLIEQSFGALKSGKVPEFPEYERSSFKGREVEKVRITPIKAGFMGYKLVPVTHPDRPALELIGSMMNNSSQTGFIDKWNLNNEVLYAGANQSFLEEDGSTFIFYVPKIFGGSLKKFEEKVKNSFQDIADGNFSDEYFESIKYGIYKNFELSLEQLSARGRYLGLSFIYDTSYEDFLDFPENINQLTKEDVQKAAQKYYGDNYFTLQSRTGFPKKTKLEKPSFKPISARTEEQSVYAKSFNKLPENPISSNFINVEKDFSILDGYIYNSQNDLNDVFTLKLIIAGGFNKDSQYGLLADALNNSGTSNLSAEEIKSKFSKLGANYSFTVDYNSFDISLTGLNEKFDETIELLSLLLNEFNPTEKTTKLLYNKRKTENKLDMNNPATGGRILYVYGLYGEKSSYKSRIPEKELKRLDPQMLKEELSTLLENGFSSIHHVGNKNDAELSGLLSANSIFKKNNVDQYEFLEAQDIAETTFYVLNDKKAVQSYVYYIVNGEHLNYADDFKKEAFNSYYTNSLSGLLFQEVREFRSLAYSVGGNYIDPIYDPNKRGRLVLFTGSQADKTTDAVEVVMNLIQDMPEYEERLASIKEGLILESSSSKSDFRNISRTAETFLKTGYKEDPNKTNYRKYPELKFEDIVSFYEKNIKDKPVIVTIYGDASRFDLNKLKSLGKVVELEMDDIFVE
- a CDS encoding MotA/TolQ/ExbB proton channel family protein: MNIIEIHVEGGILFMGILFFLLIGVIATSVLVIKNKADQPKAKKWLKISQEIALFALVFGILGQLVGLVGAFQAIEQVGEVSQALLAGGLKVSSYTTLYGFFIFLLAKLFKIGFQFTRK
- a CDS encoding M13 family metallopeptidase; its protein translation is MSMKFFSTAIILFLIMTGCTDQKPETATKVKYVAIEGIDSTRNPGDNFFQYVNGIWYDSVSIPETQAGVGAYRFMNYPQRLRLQNLLDSVSQLDNAKGSLEQKVGDFYASGMDTVAINKKGYQPIQPILAEVESISDVPTLMGFVASQTKYQNNSIIGFYIAPDDKNSKVNIAHAYQTGLGLPNRDYYFENNSSSLGIQKAYKEYLATLFELSGTSAEQAVNNANTVYEIEKQIAESHRTRVELRDVKANYNKLAVEDLNEMHPNIAWSRLLNEMGAETDSVDVGQPDYYEKLNELLTSIPLEDWKLYLKATTLQNYADNLSKEFVDAEFAYTKVISGQTVQKTRGEKMASAVDNMLGEALGQLYVKKYFPESAKVRMLDLLDNAQKAYANRIDQLEWMTDSTKVKAKEKLFSITKKIGYPDEWKDYSNVEVVPNDYFANILSASKAQYDYNLAKLGQQVDKNEWYTTPSTVTAYYNPSANEIVFPAGILEPPYFDYEADDALNYGGIGMVIGHELTHSFDDQGAQFDKDGNVNNWWTKSDYEEFNARTQAVVDLYSSFTVQDTLHINGAMTVGENTADLSGLAVAYDAFKMTEQGQDTTKIDGFTPDQRFFMSLARIWRVKMKDEYLRLWIKTNSHSPPMWRVNGPLMNTPGFYEAFDIQPEDKMYLPEEERVAVW
- a CDS encoding YwbE family protein; translation: MTDGKNRNNIKIGDEVEIVQKQDQRSGDLTNGFVKKILTKSSFHPHGIKVMLETGEVGRVKEVVEE